One window of the Acaryochloris sp. CCMEE 5410 genome contains the following:
- a CDS encoding histidine phosphatase family protein, with the protein MVRHGESTFNVEGRVQGHLDESSLTEQGLADARRVGEALNGIAFDAIYCSPLQRAGQTAATIHDALANNAAVPAIQVEQGLIEIGLPLWEGMLFEQVKTDFPEQYQCWNSAPEKLCMELSSPEGSESFYPVPALYDQAKALWQKLLPQHEGQTILLVGHSGINRALLSTALGLTPDRYQRLQQANCNISVLNFPDGFKQKPQLEALNLTNHLGLPLPKLWRHYQGLRLILVRHGETDWNRRGQFQGQIDVPLNDNGRGQGQQAADFLKTIPIDFAISSSLARPKETAELILQHHPQVQLDLSEPLWEISHGTWEGCLESEIEDHYPGELDRWRTAPETVQMPEGENLQQVWDRAIAAWDDIVAQALATGKTEQTGLVVAHDAINKVVLCHLAGLGPEHFWCFKQGNGAVSVIDYDTDGHPILQAMNITTHLAGGVLDQTAAGAL; encoded by the coding sequence GTGGGTGAGGCTTTAAACGGAATTGCTTTTGATGCTATTTACTGCAGCCCGTTGCAGCGAGCTGGACAAACGGCTGCAACGATTCATGATGCCCTCGCTAATAATGCTGCAGTCCCAGCGATCCAGGTGGAACAAGGATTGATTGAGATTGGCCTCCCCCTTTGGGAAGGCATGCTCTTTGAGCAGGTCAAAACCGATTTCCCAGAACAATATCAATGTTGGAATTCTGCTCCAGAGAAGCTCTGTATGGAGCTATCTAGCCCAGAAGGTTCCGAATCTTTTTATCCTGTCCCGGCGCTCTACGACCAGGCCAAAGCCCTATGGCAAAAACTGCTGCCTCAACATGAGGGGCAAACCATCTTATTAGTCGGCCATAGCGGCATTAACCGAGCGTTACTCAGCACCGCTCTCGGATTAACCCCCGATCGCTATCAACGACTCCAGCAAGCCAACTGCAATATTAGCGTTCTCAATTTCCCCGATGGCTTTAAGCAAAAGCCGCAGCTTGAAGCCCTGAACTTAACAAATCATCTCGGATTGCCATTACCCAAATTATGGCGGCATTATCAGGGATTACGCCTTATTCTCGTGCGCCATGGCGAAACGGACTGGAATCGTCGCGGCCAGTTTCAAGGACAAATCGATGTGCCCTTGAATGACAATGGTCGTGGCCAAGGTCAGCAGGCCGCCGATTTCCTCAAAACAATTCCCATTGACTTTGCCATCAGCAGCTCTCTGGCTCGCCCCAAAGAAACCGCAGAACTAATTCTCCAGCATCACCCTCAGGTGCAGCTCGATCTTTCAGAACCTTTATGGGAAATTAGCCATGGGACCTGGGAAGGCTGTTTAGAATCTGAAATTGAAGACCACTATCCCGGTGAGCTTGATCGGTGGCGTACAGCCCCAGAAACCGTGCAAATGCCGGAAGGTGAAAATTTGCAACAGGTTTGGGACCGAGCCATTGCCGCTTGGGATGATATTGTTGCCCAAGCCTTAGCCACTGGTAAAACAGAACAAACGGGATTAGTGGTGGCCCATGATGCCATTAACAAAGTGGTGCTCTGTCATCTTGCTGGGTTAGGACCGGAACACTTTTGGTGCTTCAAACAGGGCAATGGCGCCGTCAGCGTCATCGATTATGATACGGACGGTCACCCCATTTTGCAGGCGATGAATATCACCACCCATTTAGCAGGCGGTGTATTGGACCAAACAGCAGCAGGGGCGCTATAA